A portion of the Pedobacter cryoconitis genome contains these proteins:
- the rpsC gene encoding 30S ribosomal protein S3: MGQKAHPIGNRLGIIRGWDSNWFGGNNYADKLVEDEKIRKYLSVRIAKGGVAKVVIERTLKRITVTIHTARPGIVIGKAGAEVDKIKEELKKLTKKEIQINIFEIKRPELDAQLVAEGVAKQLEARISFRRAMKSTIASTMRMGAEGIKIMTSGRLGGAEMARNEQYKEGRIPLHTFRADIDYALAEALTTYGKIGVKVWICKGEVYGKRDLSPNIGAVSNAPGKGGRPEGAFGAGGRDRDNRGGGDRRNDNKGGRGRGPGQGGPGQGGPGRDNRGGNTPNRGPRK; the protein is encoded by the coding sequence ATGGGACAAAAAGCACATCCAATAGGAAACAGGTTAGGAATCATCAGAGGTTGGGATTCTAACTGGTTCGGTGGCAACAACTATGCTGACAAATTAGTTGAGGACGAAAAAATAAGAAAATATCTTTCTGTGCGTATCGCAAAAGGAGGAGTAGCTAAAGTAGTTATCGAACGTACGTTAAAACGTATCACTGTAACTATCCACACTGCACGTCCGGGTATCGTGATCGGTAAAGCAGGAGCTGAGGTTGATAAGATCAAAGAAGAGTTAAAGAAATTGACTAAAAAGGAAATTCAAATTAACATTTTTGAGATCAAACGTCCTGAGCTTGATGCACAACTGGTAGCAGAAGGTGTAGCAAAACAATTAGAGGCAAGGATCTCTTTCCGTAGAGCCATGAAGTCAACTATCGCATCAACAATGCGTATGGGTGCTGAAGGTATCAAAATAATGACTTCAGGTCGTTTAGGCGGAGCAGAGATGGCTCGTAACGAGCAGTATAAAGAGGGAAGAATTCCTTTGCATACTTTCCGTGCTGATATTGACTATGCATTAGCTGAAGCATTAACTACCTATGGTAAGATTGGTGTTAAAGTATGGATCTGTAAAGGCGAAGTTTATGGTAAACGTGATCTTTCTCCAAACATTGGTGCAGTAAGTAACGCTCCTGGTAAAGGTGGCAGACCTGAAGGTGCTTTTGGTGCAGGTGGCAGAGACAGAGATAACCGTGGCGGTGGTGACAGAAGAAACGACAACAAAGGTGGTCGTGGAAGAGGTCCAGGTCAGGGTGGTCCAGGTCAAGGCGGTCCAGGTAGAGATAATAGAGGCGGAAATACTCCTAACAGAGGTCCTCGTAAATAA
- the rplV gene encoding 50S ribosomal protein L22, which yields MEAVAKLNNCPTSPRKMRLVVDLIRGERVEKALHILKFTNKEAAIRVEKLLLSAIKNWETKNEGSRPEENQLYVKTIMVGGGRQLKRLRPAPQGRGYRIRKRSNHVTLIVDSKNVETQTN from the coding sequence ATGGAAGCAGTAGCGAAATTAAACAATTGTCCAACCTCACCACGTAAGATGCGTTTGGTTGTAGATCTTATCAGAGGTGAGCGTGTTGAGAAAGCATTACATATTTTAAAATTTACCAATAAAGAAGCGGCAATAAGAGTTGAAAAACTTTTGTTATCAGCAATCAAAAACTGGGAAACTAAAAATGAAGGTTCTCGCCCTGAAGAAAACCAATTATACGTGAAAACGATAATGGTTGGTGGCGGCCGTCAGTTGAAAAGACTGAGACCAGCACCTCAAGGTCGTGGTTACAGAATACGTAAGCGTTCTAACCATGTAACTTTGATAGTAGATAGTAAAAACGTTGAAACTCAAACTAATTAG
- the rpsS gene encoding 30S ribosomal protein S19 → MARSIKKGPYIDHNVEKKVVSMNDSGKKSVIKTWSRRSMISPDFVGHTFAVHNGNKFIPVYVTENMVGHKLGEFAPTRTFRGHSEKKK, encoded by the coding sequence ATGGCTCGTTCGATTAAAAAAGGACCTTATATTGACCATAACGTAGAGAAGAAAGTAGTATCTATGAATGATTCAGGCAAAAAGTCTGTCATTAAAACTTGGTCACGCAGATCAATGATCTCACCAGATTTTGTGGGTCATACATTTGCAGTGCATAACGGTAATAAATTTATACCGGTATACGTAACAGAAAACATGGTTGGTCACAAGCTGGGAGAGTTTGCTCCAACCAGAACATTTAGGGGTCACTCTGAAAAGAAAAAATAA
- the rplB gene encoding 50S ribosomal protein L2, which translates to MGLRKFKPVTPGTRFRVGASFSEITATKPEKSLVVSSKKSGGRNNTGKMTMRYMGGGHKKSYRLIDFKRDKFDIPATVATVEYDPNRTARIALLHYADGEKRYIISPEGLQVGQKVLSGDTATPEVGNALKLSNIPLGSIVHNVEIHPGRGAQLARSAGAYAQLAARDGKYATLKMPSGETRLILTTCLATIGSVSNSDHANEVLGKAGRKRWLGRRPRTRPVAMNPVDHPMGGGEGRSSGGQPRSRNGMYSKGFKTRQLKKYSNRFIIEKRKK; encoded by the coding sequence ATGGGCTTAAGAAAATTTAAACCAGTCACTCCGGGTACCCGCTTTAGAGTTGGGGCCAGTTTTTCGGAGATTACAGCAACCAAGCCCGAAAAATCATTGGTTGTTTCTTCTAAGAAATCGGGAGGACGTAACAATACAGGAAAGATGACTATGCGCTACATGGGTGGTGGTCACAAAAAATCTTACCGTTTAATTGATTTTAAACGTGATAAGTTTGATATTCCTGCAACAGTTGCTACTGTTGAATACGATCCAAACCGTACTGCACGTATCGCATTATTACATTATGCTGATGGTGAGAAGCGTTACATTATTTCACCAGAAGGCTTACAAGTTGGGCAAAAAGTATTATCAGGTGATACAGCGACTCCAGAAGTTGGAAACGCTTTAAAATTATCAAATATCCCTTTGGGATCAATTGTACACAACGTGGAGATTCATCCGGGTCGTGGTGCTCAATTGGCTCGTAGTGCTGGTGCTTATGCACAATTAGCTGCGCGTGATGGTAAATATGCTACATTGAAAATGCCATCAGGTGAGACAAGATTAATCTTGACTACTTGTTTAGCAACTATCGGATCTGTTTCAAATTCAGATCACGCAAATGAAGTATTAGGTAAAGCAGGTCGTAAACGTTGGTTAGGACGTCGTCCTAGAACACGTCCGGTTGCGATGAACCCTGTCGATCACCCAATGGGTGGTGGTGAAGGTCGTTCATCAGGTGGTCAGCCAAGATCAAGGAATGGTATGTATTCTAAAGGCTTCAAGACCCGTCAACTTAAAAAATACTCAAATCGTTTCATCATAGAGAAAAGGAAGAAATAA
- the rplW gene encoding 50S ribosomal protein L23, translating to MEFLKKPILTEKASALTEKSSRFTFQVEHKANKLQIKQAIEKMYGVNILAINTMIVNGKLKSRNTKGGLVTGRSPKYKKAIVTLAAGETIDYYANI from the coding sequence ATGGAATTTTTAAAAAAACCAATACTAACCGAAAAAGCTTCTGCACTTACAGAAAAGTCAAGCCGCTTTACTTTCCAGGTTGAACACAAAGCAAACAAATTGCAAATTAAACAAGCTATCGAAAAAATGTATGGTGTTAACATCCTTGCAATCAATACTATGATTGTAAACGGAAAGTTAAAATCAAGAAATACAAAAGGTGGTTTAGTTACGGGTCGTAGCCCGAAATACAAAAAAGCGATTGTTACTCTGGCAGCAGGTGAAACAATTGATTATTACGCGAACATTTAA
- the rplD gene encoding 50S ribosomal protein L4 → MELNVVNISGKETGAKVQLPESVFGVTPSDHAIYLDVKQYLANQRQGTHKSKQRNEIAGSTRKLYKQKGTGGARAGSIKSPLFNGGGRVFGPQPRDYSFKLNKKLKSLARKSALSYKAQDSNILVLEDFTFDSIKTKNYIALVNALSLTGEKTLLVLPVQDNNIYLSSRNIQKVKVITVDQINTYDVLNCGKLLLTANTVKTLEEAFAK, encoded by the coding sequence ATGGAATTAAATGTAGTAAACATTTCAGGAAAAGAGACAGGTGCCAAGGTGCAACTTCCTGAGTCGGTATTTGGTGTAACACCTAGCGATCATGCAATTTATTTAGATGTTAAACAGTATTTGGCTAATCAACGTCAGGGTACTCACAAGTCTAAACAACGTAATGAAATCGCTGGTTCAACACGTAAATTGTATAAACAAAAAGGAACTGGTGGTGCTCGTGCGGGTAGTATCAAATCTCCATTGTTTAATGGTGGTGGTCGTGTATTCGGTCCTCAACCACGTGATTACAGTTTTAAACTGAATAAAAAATTAAAATCACTGGCACGTAAATCTGCGTTGTCATATAAAGCTCAGGATTCAAACATCCTTGTTTTAGAAGATTTTACTTTTGATTCAATCAAAACTAAAAATTACATCGCTTTAGTTAATGCGTTAAGCTTAACTGGTGAGAAAACTTTGTTGGTTTTACCTGTTCAGGATAACAATATTTATTTATCAAGCAGAAACATCCAGAAAGTAAAAGTAATTACTGTTGATCAGATCAATACATATGATGTATTAAACTGTGGTAAACTTTTATTAACTGCAAACACTGTTAAAACATTGGAGGAGGCATTTGCCAAGTAA
- the rplC gene encoding 50S ribosomal protein L3, with amino-acid sequence MSGIIGKKVGMTSIFDADGKNIPCTVIEAGPCVVTQVKTAEKDGYVSVQLGFDEAKEKNTTKPLKGHFAKASTTPKRKLVEFEPFEESLNLGDTVTVSIFAEGDFVDVVGTSKGKGFQGVVKRHGFAGVGGQTHGQHNRMRAPGSLGAASYPARVFKGMRMAGRMGGDRVKVQNLQVLKVYADQNLVVVSGSIPGAKGSYVILDK; translated from the coding sequence ATGTCAGGTATTATTGGAAAAAAAGTAGGAATGACCAGCATTTTCGACGCCGATGGAAAAAACATTCCATGTACGGTGATCGAAGCTGGGCCTTGTGTAGTTACACAGGTTAAGACCGCAGAGAAAGACGGTTACGTTTCAGTTCAGTTAGGCTTCGATGAAGCTAAAGAAAAGAACACCACCAAGCCTTTAAAAGGCCACTTTGCGAAAGCAAGCACAACTCCAAAACGTAAGTTGGTAGAATTTGAACCGTTTGAGGAATCGTTGAATTTAGGCGATACTGTTACGGTTAGCATTTTTGCTGAAGGCGATTTTGTTGATGTAGTTGGTACTTCAAAAGGTAAAGGTTTTCAAGGTGTTGTGAAACGCCATGGATTTGCGGGTGTGGGTGGACAAACTCACGGTCAGCATAACAGAATGCGTGCGCCAGGTTCATTGGGTGCGGCTTCGTATCCAGCACGTGTATTTAAAGGTATGCGTATGGCAGGTAGAATGGGTGGAGATAGAGTGAAGGTTCAGAACTTACAGGTTTTGAAAGTTTATGCAGATCAAAATCTTGTTGTAGTTAGTGGTTCCATTCCAGGAGCTAAAGGTTCTTACGTAATCTTAGACAAGTAA
- a CDS encoding DUF1634 domain-containing protein: protein MGKHYFADKDIQVILGTLLRVGVIASMLVVFIGGVIYLSGYSREIIDYSVFNPSKTKYSSILAIFQGLSVLDGKAIIQSGTLLLIFTPVTRVVFSIFGFLIERDYLYVLIGVFVLCVILISLSNKLVG from the coding sequence ATGGGTAAACATTATTTCGCGGATAAAGATATACAAGTTATTCTGGGTACTTTGCTCAGGGTAGGGGTGATTGCTTCAATGCTGGTGGTTTTCATTGGCGGAGTGATCTATTTGAGCGGATATAGCCGTGAAATCATTGATTACAGTGTTTTTAATCCTTCGAAGACAAAATATTCTTCAATTCTGGCTATCTTTCAGGGCTTAAGTGTTTTAGATGGAAAGGCCATCATACAATCCGGAACTTTACTCCTGATTTTTACGCCGGTTACACGGGTCGTTTTTTCGATTTTCGGCTTCCTGATCGAGCGCGATTATTTGTATGTGCTGATTGGCGTGTTTGTATTGTGCGTAATTCTGATCAGTTTGAGTAACAAGCTGGTAGGATAA
- a CDS encoding sulfite exporter TauE/SafE family protein, with protein sequence MSVLLFTIIVLAGAFLAGLVGSLTGLGGGVIIIPLLTLVLGVDIHYAIGASIVSVIATSSGSAAAYVKEGITNIRIGMFLEIATTISAVIGAVITVYINPSYIAVIFGCILLFSAAMMVRKKVDHSDDRTTGVLANFFKLNGSYPTAGGTVKYGVHNVVGGFVMMFVAGIISGLLGIGSGALKVVAMDNIMRLPFKVSTTTSNFMMGVTAAASAIVYLHRGQIDPGIAMPVTLGVLTGATVGSKLLVKTNTDKLKVIFAVVVTFLALQMIYNGLAGKL encoded by the coding sequence ATGTCGGTATTACTATTTACAATTATTGTTTTGGCTGGTGCTTTTTTAGCAGGACTGGTGGGTTCTTTAACTGGCTTGGGTGGTGGGGTTATTATAATTCCCTTATTAACACTGGTTTTAGGAGTTGATATCCACTATGCGATCGGGGCTTCTATTGTTTCCGTAATTGCGACTTCTTCGGGCTCGGCAGCAGCTTATGTTAAAGAAGGGATTACCAATATCCGGATTGGGATGTTCCTGGAAATTGCAACAACAATCAGTGCGGTGATAGGGGCGGTAATCACAGTTTATATCAATCCAAGTTATATTGCAGTGATCTTCGGTTGTATTCTCCTCTTTTCTGCGGCAATGATGGTGCGTAAAAAGGTAGATCATTCAGATGACAGAACAACAGGTGTACTGGCCAATTTCTTTAAGTTAAACGGAAGTTATCCTACGGCCGGTGGTACGGTTAAATACGGGGTACATAATGTGGTAGGCGGCTTTGTTATGATGTTTGTTGCCGGAATTATTTCCGGACTGCTTGGGATTGGTTCAGGGGCTTTAAAAGTGGTGGCAATGGATAATATTATGCGTTTACCATTTAAAGTATCTACAACTACCAGTAATTTCATGATGGGCGTAACCGCTGCTGCGAGTGCAATCGTTTATTTGCACCGGGGACAGATTGATCCGGGGATAGCAATGCCGGTTACTTTAGGCGTGCTTACAGGGGCTACAGTGGGGTCTAAATTATTGGTGAAGACCAATACTGATAAACTTAAAGTTATATTTGCCGTCGTGGTCACTTTCCTGGCGCTGCAAATGATTTACAATGGATTAGCGGGAAAACTGTAA
- a CDS encoding Fic family protein, protein MSYSLTKVDDLTAQLRSLASISTENLKKLNKKFRMEFNYNSNHMEGNTLSYGETELLLMFDDTKGNHQFREYEEMKAHDVAYQMIETWASATERPLTEQNVKELNRIILIRPFWKEEQTADGQETRREIKVGNYKAYPNSVCLSNGELFEYASPTDTPILMHELMDWYRTEEDGLHPITLAAMFHYKFVRIHPFDDGNGRIARLLMNYVLLRNGLPPVIIKSEDKAGYLRALHFADIGDYEPFIAYIADQAVWSLGISIKAAKGEDIEETSDLQKEIALLNRRLTVENKPSKHPIAVYEVFKWFSKEVWPAIQESLEQFDSLFAEKKSYYYTNQVEETYEKKNILESPLLRSTAPPKVKIFGLDIYKEEVCQIDWKTILYGIKGASANPEIEIKAVIEFKTAHYELNIKLDNNTISNTSYHYNDRMLKSDIQKLQTSLTKQILEEIKARIQ, encoded by the coding sequence ATGTCCTATTCTTTAACTAAAGTTGACGATTTAACTGCCCAATTAAGATCATTAGCGTCAATCAGTACAGAGAACTTAAAAAAGCTGAACAAGAAATTTCGTATGGAATTCAACTACAACTCTAATCATATGGAAGGGAATACACTATCCTATGGAGAAACTGAGTTACTATTAATGTTTGATGATACCAAAGGAAATCATCAATTCAGAGAATATGAAGAAATGAAAGCCCATGATGTTGCTTATCAAATGATAGAAACCTGGGCATCAGCTACAGAACGTCCATTAACAGAACAGAATGTAAAAGAGCTGAACAGGATCATATTGATACGTCCTTTCTGGAAAGAAGAGCAAACAGCAGACGGACAGGAAACACGCAGAGAAATAAAGGTTGGTAATTATAAAGCATATCCTAATTCTGTATGCCTATCCAATGGTGAGTTATTCGAATATGCTTCACCGACCGATACGCCTATACTCATGCATGAGCTGATGGATTGGTATAGAACAGAAGAAGACGGCCTGCATCCTATTACCCTGGCAGCTATGTTTCATTATAAGTTCGTTCGCATTCATCCCTTCGATGATGGCAATGGTAGAATTGCCCGCTTATTAATGAATTATGTATTATTAAGAAATGGCTTACCACCTGTGATCATCAAATCAGAAGATAAGGCTGGCTACCTGCGCGCTTTGCATTTTGCTGATATAGGTGACTACGAACCTTTCATAGCGTACATCGCTGACCAAGCCGTATGGTCATTAGGGATTTCGATAAAAGCAGCGAAAGGCGAAGATATTGAGGAGACAAGTGATTTACAAAAAGAAATAGCCCTTTTAAACAGAAGACTTACTGTAGAAAATAAACCGAGCAAGCATCCTATCGCTGTTTATGAAGTTTTCAAATGGTTTTCTAAGGAAGTATGGCCAGCTATACAGGAATCACTTGAACAGTTCGATAGTTTATTCGCAGAAAAAAAGTCCTATTATTATACGAATCAAGTTGAGGAAACTTACGAAAAGAAAAATATATTGGAATCTCCCTTGTTAAGATCAACAGCCCCTCCTAAAGTTAAAATATTTGGATTAGATATTTACAAAGAAGAGGTCTGTCAAATTGATTGGAAAACCATCTTATACGGTATAAAGGGAGCATCAGCAAATCCTGAAATAGAAATAAAAGCAGTCATAGAATTCAAAACAGCTCACTACGAGCTCAATATCAAACTTGATAATAATACCATATCAAACACAAGTTACCACTATAATGACCGGATGCTTAAAAGTGATATTCAAAAACTTCAAACCTCATTAACTAAACAAATACTCGAAGAAATAAAAGCAAGGATACAGTAA
- a CDS encoding outer membrane beta-barrel protein, producing MKKLLLAIIAMTALAFNGYAQQDTLKVKKDTVARSLPSPIDSPPFPSSEWDGAPLIGVNSEAPNYPLQKLLGLKGRFKIYGWLDFGGNISSSKHSNAPESYDIVPNGAGLDQAIIKIERQPNTVQTKHFDYGFLLTNIFGTDYRYTTGKGYFSDQLLKHNNKYGYDPAEIYGLLYFPKVADGLILKIGRFISPADIEAQWAPDNYLYSHSLMFTVDPYTFTGVQATFKLGAHWQLMAGAHAGNDMAPWSNSASLNGLLMARWVSADNNNSLFGGINSLGSGKYKNNHDNLQMLVATWGHRFNGTVHMMTEVYYMWQKDALVGGTVIDGPPQDFYTGVGAGSLIPGTSKAVGAVNYFQVKLSAKDYLSVRNGYLSDPQGNRTGYATQYSDHTIGFVHHFNSLIMIRPEIRYEHAYKDGITPYDNGVKKDQYTAAMDIIARF from the coding sequence ATGAAAAAACTACTACTGGCAATCATCGCGATGACAGCTCTTGCGTTCAATGGATACGCACAACAAGACACTTTAAAAGTAAAAAAAGATACAGTGGCCCGTTCACTGCCTTCACCTATTGACTCGCCCCCTTTTCCAAGTTCGGAGTGGGATGGAGCTCCTTTAATTGGTGTAAATTCTGAAGCACCAAATTATCCTTTACAAAAATTACTGGGCCTGAAGGGGCGTTTCAAGATATATGGCTGGCTTGATTTCGGCGGGAATATAAGTTCATCGAAACATTCAAATGCGCCTGAATCTTATGATATTGTACCTAATGGGGCCGGATTGGATCAAGCCATCATCAAGATAGAAAGACAACCGAATACGGTACAAACAAAACACTTCGACTACGGATTTCTATTGACTAATATATTCGGAACGGATTACCGGTATACCACAGGTAAAGGTTACTTCAGTGATCAGCTGCTGAAACATAATAATAAATATGGTTATGACCCGGCTGAGATTTATGGTTTGCTTTACTTTCCTAAAGTTGCCGATGGTCTGATTTTGAAAATTGGCCGTTTTATTTCTCCTGCTGATATTGAAGCACAATGGGCTCCTGATAATTATTTATACTCACACTCATTGATGTTCACGGTCGATCCTTATACTTTCACTGGTGTACAAGCGACTTTCAAATTAGGCGCACACTGGCAGTTAATGGCAGGTGCGCATGCTGGTAATGACATGGCTCCCTGGAGTAATTCTGCAAGTTTAAATGGTTTGCTGATGGCGCGTTGGGTATCTGCTGATAATAACAACTCTCTTTTTGGAGGAATTAACTCTCTGGGATCAGGTAAGTATAAAAATAACCATGATAACCTGCAGATGTTGGTTGCTACCTGGGGCCACCGCTTTAATGGAACGGTGCATATGATGACCGAAGTTTATTATATGTGGCAAAAGGATGCCCTGGTAGGGGGTACTGTGATAGATGGTCCTCCACAAGATTTTTATACTGGAGTGGGTGCAGGAAGTTTAATACCTGGAACTTCAAAGGCTGTTGGTGCGGTCAATTATTTCCAGGTCAAACTTTCTGCTAAAGATTACCTGTCAGTCCGTAATGGTTATTTGAGTGATCCACAAGGAAACAGAACAGGCTATGCAACTCAATATTCAGATCATACGATAGGCTTTGTACACCACTTTAACAGTTTGATTATGATTCGTCCTGAAATCAGGTATGAGCATGCTTATAAAGATGGCATAACCCCTTATGATAATGGAGTTAAAAAGGATCAGTATACGGCTGCAATGGATATAATTGCAAGATTTTAA
- the rpsJ gene encoding 30S ribosomal protein S10, with product MSQRIRIKLKSYDYNLVDKSAEKIVKTVKPTGAVVSGPIPLPTEKKIFTVLRSPHVNKKAREQFQLCAYKRLLDIYSSNSKTVDALMKLELPSGVEVEIKV from the coding sequence ATGAGCCAAAGAATCAGAATTAAATTAAAATCTTACGATTACAACTTAGTAGATAAATCTGCTGAGAAAATCGTTAAGACTGTAAAACCTACGGGTGCAGTTGTTAGTGGACCAATTCCATTGCCAACAGAAAAGAAAATCTTCACTGTTTTACGTTCACCACACGTGAACAAAAAAGCACGTGAGCAGTTTCAATTATGTGCATACAAACGTTTGTTAGATATTTATAGCTCTAACTCTAAAACTGTTGATGCGTTGATGAAACTTGAATTACCTAGCGGTGTTGAAGTAGAAATCAAAGTTTAA
- the fusA gene encoding elongation factor G, protein MSRDLKFTRNIGIAAHIDAGKTTTTERILYYAGVSHKIGEVHEGAATMDWMAQEQERGITITSAATTVGWKYRGQDYHINIIDTPGHVDFTVEVNRSLRVLDGLVFLFSAVDGVEPQSETNWRLANNYNVARIGFVNKMDRNGADFLKVVGQVKSMLGSNAVPLQLPIGAEEGFKGVVDLINNRGIVWNEHDKGMTFTEVPIPEDMLDEVAEWREKLLESVAEYDESLMEKFFEAPETITEREVLDALRQAVLDAKIVPMVCGSSFKNKGVQTMLDYVMELLPSPMDQEGVIGTNPNTGEEVLRKPSESEPFAALAFKIATDPFVGRLCFIRVYSGNLEAGSYVYNARSENKERISRIFQMHANKQNPIPNVGAGDIAAVVGFKDIKTGDTLCDEKNPIILESMNFPEPVIGLAIEPKTQADVDKLGIGLSKLAEEDPTFRVQTDEDSGQTIISGMGELHLDILIDRLKREFKVEVNQGAPQVSYKEAITGTVQHRETYKKQSGGRGKFADIQVVISPIDADYEKGGLQFVNEISGGSIPREFIPSVEKGFAASMSNGVLAGYPLPDMKVRLIDGSFHAVDSDALSFELAAKMAYREALPKCSPVLMEPIMKIEILTPEENMGDVIGDMNRRRGQLLGMDTRNGSQVIKATVPLSEMFGYVTQLRTITSGRATSTMEFDHYEPAPRNVMEEVVAKSKGRIKSAD, encoded by the coding sequence ATGTCAAGAGATTTAAAATTCACAAGAAACATTGGTATTGCTGCGCACATTGATGCTGGTAAAACCACTACTACAGAGCGTATCCTTTATTATGCTGGTGTTAGTCACAAAATTGGTGAAGTGCACGAAGGTGCTGCAACAATGGACTGGATGGCACAGGAACAGGAACGTGGTATCACTATTACTTCTGCTGCTACTACTGTTGGCTGGAAATATAGAGGACAAGATTACCATATTAACATCATCGATACACCGGGTCACGTGGATTTTACCGTTGAGGTAAACCGTTCACTTCGTGTATTGGATGGATTGGTATTCTTATTTTCTGCAGTTGATGGTGTTGAGCCTCAATCTGAAACTAACTGGCGTTTAGCTAACAACTACAATGTTGCCCGTATCGGCTTCGTTAACAAGATGGACCGTAATGGTGCTGATTTCTTGAAAGTTGTTGGACAGGTTAAAAGCATGTTAGGCAGTAATGCAGTTCCTTTACAATTACCTATCGGTGCTGAAGAAGGCTTTAAAGGTGTTGTTGATTTAATCAACAACCGTGGTATCGTTTGGAATGAGCATGATAAAGGGATGACCTTTACTGAAGTGCCAATTCCAGAAGATATGCTGGATGAAGTTGCTGAATGGAGAGAAAAATTATTAGAATCTGTTGCTGAGTATGATGAGTCTTTGATGGAGAAATTCTTCGAAGCTCCTGAAACTATCACTGAACGTGAAGTTTTGGATGCATTACGCCAGGCAGTATTGGATGCTAAAATTGTACCTATGGTTTGTGGTTCATCTTTCAAAAACAAAGGTGTTCAGACCATGCTTGATTACGTGATGGAATTATTGCCTTCACCAATGGATCAGGAAGGTGTAATTGGAACTAATCCAAATACAGGTGAAGAAGTTTTACGTAAACCAAGTGAGTCAGAGCCTTTTGCAGCTTTAGCATTTAAAATTGCAACAGATCCTTTCGTAGGTCGTTTATGTTTTATCCGTGTTTACTCGGGTAACTTAGAGGCTGGTTCATACGTATACAATGCGCGTTCTGAGAACAAAGAGCGTATCTCCCGTATCTTCCAAATGCATGCAAACAAGCAAAATCCTATTCCAAATGTTGGAGCTGGTGATATTGCTGCGGTTGTAGGCTTTAAAGATATCAAAACAGGTGATACACTTTGTGATGAGAAAAACCCAATCATTCTGGAGTCAATGAACTTCCCTGAGCCGGTTATCGGATTAGCTATTGAGCCTAAAACTCAAGCTGATGTTGATAAATTAGGTATCGGACTTTCTAAATTAGCTGAAGAAGATCCTACGTTCAGAGTACAAACTGATGAGGATTCTGGTCAGACAATTATCTCTGGTATGGGTGAGCTTCACTTGGATATCCTGATTGACCGCTTAAAACGTGAGTTTAAAGTAGAGGTTAACCAGGGAGCGCCACAGGTTTCTTACAAAGAAGCAATCACTGGTACTGTTCAACACCGTGAGACGTATAAAAAACAATCTGGTGGTCGTGGTAAATTCGCGGACATTCAAGTTGTTATTTCGCCAATCGATGCTGATTATGAAAAAGGTGGTTTACAATTTGTAAACGAAATTTCAGGTGGTTCTATTCCTCGTGAATTTATTCCTTCAGTGGAGAAAGGATTTGCTGCTTCAATGTCTAACGGAGTTTTAGCTGGATACCCACTTCCAGATATGAAAGTTCGTTTAATTGATGGTTCATTCCACGCAGTCGATTCAGATGCCTTATCTTTCGAACTTGCTGCTAAAATGGCATATCGTGAAGCATTACCTAAATGTAGCCCAGTATTGATGGAGCCAATCATGAAAATCGAAATCTTAACCCCTGAAGAAAACATGGGTGATGTTATCGGTGACATGAACCGTCGTCGTGGTCAGCTATTAGGTATGGATACACGTAATGGTTCTCAGGTAATTAAAGCAACTGTACCACTTTCTGAAATGTTTGGTTATGTAACTCAGTTACGTACAATCACTTCAGGTCGTGCAACGTCTACTATGGAGTTTGATCACTACGAACCAGCTCCAAGAAACGTAATGGAAGAAGTAGTTGCTAAATCAAAAGGCAGAATCAAATCTGCTGATTAA